DNA sequence from the Enterobacteriaceae endosymbiont of Donacia cincticornis genome:
ATGATTAATCAAATTCCTATGACTTTACAAGGTATAAAAAAATTACGTAAAGAATTAAAAATATTAAAAGATATAGAAAGACCTAAAATTATTAATTCTATTATAGAGGCTAGAAAACATGGTGATTTGAAGGAAAATGCAGAATATCAATCTGCTCGTGAATTGCAGAGTTTTTGTGAAGGACGTATTCAAGAAATAGAACATAAATTATCAAATGCAAATATCATAGATGTAACTAAAACTGTACATAATAATAAAGTTATTTTTGGTTCTACTGTTTGTATAATAAATACATTAAATAATAAAGTTATTTCTTATAAAATTGTAGGACATGACGAATCAGATTTAAAAAATAATTTAATTTCAATTAATGCTCCTCTTGCTAGAGCATTAATAGGTGAAAAAAAAAATAATATTGTTACAGTAAAAACACCAGGAGGAATTATAAAATATAGAATATTAAATATTAAGTATATTTAAATTTGACTTTATTATAAGTTTCGAATATATTACTAAATAAGATAAAGAAATTTTATATTTAAAATTTTCTTTTGTTTTTTAATAATTTATCAGAAAATATGTGTGGACATTCAATTTTTAGAAGATTTTTATTTTGCATTATTTTTTCAAAAATTGAAGAGTTTGATCATGGCTCAGATTGAACGCTGGCGGCAAGCCTAACACATGCAAGTCGAGCGGCAGCGAAATGAGAAAAAGTTTTCTTTTTTTTTATTGTCGGCAAGCGGCGGACGGGTGAGTAATATCTGGGGATCTGCCTTATGGAGAGGGATAACTATTGGAAACGATAGCTAATACCTCATAATATCTTTTAAAAGATCAAAGTAGGGGATTTTATATTTTTTATATAAAACCTTATACCATTAGATGAACCCAGACGAGATTAGCTAGTAGGTAGAGTAAAAGCCTACCTAGGCGACGATCTCTAGCTGGTCTGAGAGGATAATCAGCCACACTGGAACTGAGACACGGTCCAGACTCCTACGGGAGGCAGCAGTGGGGAATATTGCACAATGGGCGAAAGCCTGATGCAGCTATGCCGCGTGTATGAAGAAGGCCTTAGGGTTGTAAAGTACTTTCAACAAGAAAGAAGCAATGGAATCTAATACATTTCATTATTGACGTTACTTGTAAAAGAAGCACCGGCTAACTCCGTGCCAGCAGCCGCGGTAATACGGAGGGTGCTAGCGTTAATCGGAATTACTGGGCGTAAAGAGCACGTAGGCGGTTAATTAAGTCAGATGTGAAATCCCTAAGCTTAACTTAGGAACTGCATTTGAAACTGATTAACTTGAGTTTCGTAGAGGGGGGTAGAATTCTAGGTGTAGCGGTGAAATGCGTAGATATCTGGAGGAATACCAGTGGCGAAGGCGACCCCCTGGACGAATACTGACGCTCAGGTGCGAAAGCATGGGGAGCAAACAGGATTAGATACCCTGGTAGTCCATGCTGTAAACGATGTCGACTTGAAGGTTGTAAGCTTGACTTATAGCTTTCGTAGCTAACGCGTTAAGTCGACCGCCTGGGAAGTACGACCGCAAGGTTAAAACTCAAATGAATTGACGGGGGCCCGCACAAGCGGTGGAGCATGTGGTTTAATTCGATGCAACGCGAAGAACCTTACCAGGGCTTGACATGCCGCGAATCCTCTTGAAAGAGAGGGGTGCCTTCGGGAACGCGGAGACAGGTGCTGCATGGCTGTCGTCAGCTCGTGTTGTGAAATGTTGGGTTAAGTCCCGCAACGAGCGCAACCCTTATTCTTTGTTGCCATCAGTTAAAGCTGGGAACTCAAAGAAGACTGCCGGTGATAAACCGGAGGAAGGTGAGGACGACGTCAAGTCATCATGGCCCTTACGACCAGGGCTACACACGTGCTACAATGGTATATACAAAGAGAAGCATCCTTGTAAAAGTAAGCGGATCTCACAAAATATATCTTAGTTCGGATTGGAGTCTGCAACTCGACTCTATGAAGTCGGAATCGCTAGTAATCGTAGATCAGAATGCTACGGTGAATACGTTCCCGGGCCTTGTACACACCGCCCGTCACACCATGGGAGTGGGTTGTAAAAGAAGTAAGTTGTTTAACCTTTTGTAAAGAAGGAGGACGCTTACCACTTTATGATTCATAACTGGGGTGAAGTCGTAACAAGGTAACCGTAGGGGAACCTGTGGTTGGATCACCTCCTTTACTTTCAAAGTTCTCTTAAAGAAGAGTGCCCTCAAAAGTTTTTTAAGTTTTTTAAAAATTAGGAAATAAAAATTTAATAAATATTAATTAAATAACAAATTTTGTTATAAAATTTGTTTAAAATATTTAGACGATTGTGGGTTGTAAGGTTAAGTAAATAAGCGTATATGACGGATGCCTTGGCAGTCAGAGGCGATGAAGGACGTGTAAATCTGCGAAAAGCGTCGATAAGTTGATATAAAACGTTATTAGTCGGCGATTTCCGAATGGGGAAACCTAATATATGTAATTATATATTATCGTAATTTAAATACATAGAATTACGAAGTGAACCAGGAGAACTGAAACATCTAAGTATCTTGAGGAAAAGAAATCAACAGAGATTTTCTTAGTAGTGGCGAGCGAACAGGAAACAGCCCGAGATATATTTTAATTATTATATTAGTAGAAATAACTGGAAAGTTATACGACACAAGGTGATAGTCCTGTATATTAAAATATAATAGTTATAATCTCAATGAGTAGAACGAGACACGAGTAATCTTGTTTGAACATAGGGGGATCATCCTCTAAGGCTAAATACTACTGACTGACCGATAGTGAACTAGTACCGTGAGGGAAAGGTGAAAAGAACCCCGGTTAGGGGAGTGAAATAGAACCTGAAATCATATACGTACAAGCAGTAGGAGCACTTTAAAAAAGTGTGACTGCGTACCTTTTGTATAATGGGTCAGCGAGTTATATTTTGTAGCAAGGTTAACTGTATAAGGAAGCCGTAGGGAAACCGAGTCTTAAAAGGGCGTTTAGTTGCAGGATATAGACCCGAAACCCGGTGATCTAACCATGAGCAGGTTGAAGGTTGGGTAATTCTTACTGGAGGACCGAACCGACTAATGTTGAAAAATTAGCGGATGACTTGTGGTTAGGGGTGAAAGGCCAATCAAACCGG
Encoded proteins:
- the greA gene encoding transcription elongation factor GreA, whose product is MINQIPMTLQGIKKLRKELKILKDIERPKIINSIIEARKHGDLKENAEYQSARELQSFCEGRIQEIEHKLSNANIIDVTKTVHNNKVIFGSTVCIINTLNNKVISYKIVGHDESDLKNNLISINAPLARALIGEKKNNIVTVKTPGGIIKYRILNIKYI